The sequence below is a genomic window from Variovorax paradoxus B4.
TCGTCTGCTCGCCGGGAAACCCGACGGGTGCGGTGATGTCGCTGGACGAATGGAAAAGGCTCTTCGATCTGTCGGACCGCCACGGCTTCGTGATTGCCGCCGACGAGTGCTACAGCGAAATCTATTTCCGCGACGAGCCTCCGCTCAGCGGACTCGAAGCCTCGGTGAAGCTCGGGCGGCCCGACTTCCGGAACCTGATTGCGCTGACCTCGCTGTCCAAGCGCAGCAACGTGCCCGGCCTGCGCAGCGGCTTCGTGGCAGGCGACGCGGCCATCATCAAGAAGTTCCTGCTCTATCGCACCTATCACGGCAGCGCCATGAGCGGCGCCGTGGCCGCGGCCAGCATCGCGGCCTGGGGCGACGAGTCCCATGTGGTGGACAACCGCGCCCAGTACCGTGCCAAGTTCGCGGCCGTCACGCCGCTGCTCGAACCCGTGCTCGACGTGCGCTTGCCCGACGCCAGCTTCTATCTCTGGGCCGGCATTCCCGAAGTGTGGGCTGGCGACGACGAAGCCTTCGCCCGCGCGCTCTACGCTCAATACAATGTAACGGTTCTGCCGGGGAGCTATCTGGCGCGCGACACGGCTCACAGCGCCAACCCCGGCCGGGGCCGCATCCGCATGGCCCTGGTGGCCGAAACGGCCGAATGCGTGGAAGCCGCCGAGCGCATCGTCCGCTTCGTGCAATCCAGCCCTCAAGGCCGGGGCTGAACGCTGCTTTCCTGGCTCCCATTTTTTACCCGAGACTTTCTCCATGACCCAGCAACTGCAACAAATCATCGACGCCGCGTGGGAAGACCGCGCCAACATCTCGCCCTCCGCCGCTTCCGCCGAAGTGCGCGATGCCGTCGAGCACGTGATTTCCGAGCTCAACAACGGCAAGCTGCGCGTGGCCACGCGCGAAAGTGTCGGCCAGTGGACCGTGCACCAGTGGATCAAGAAGGCCGTGCTGCTGTCGTTCCGCCTGAAGGACAACGAGCAGATGCAGGCCGGCTCGCTCGGCTTCTACGACAAGGTGCCCACCAAGTTCTCGCACCTGTCGGCCGGAGAACTGAAGGAATCGGGCGTTCGCATCGTGCCGCCGGCCGTGGCCCGCCGCGGCAGCTATATCGCCAAGGGTGCCATCCTGATGCCTTCGTACGTGAACATCGGCGCCTACGTGGGCGAAGGCACCATGGTCGACACCTGGGCCACCGTGGGTTCGTGCGCGCAGATCGGTGCCAACGTGCACCTGTCGGGCGGCGTCGGCATCGGCGGCGTGCTCGAGCCGCTGCAGGCCGGCCCCACCATCATCGAAGACAACTGCTTCATCGGCGCGCGCTCCGAAGTGGTCGAGGGCGTGGTGATCGAAGAAAACTCGGTGCTGTCGATGGGCGTGTTCATCGGCCAGAGCACGCCGATCTATGACCGCACCACCGATACGATCATCTATGGCCGCGTGCCCGCAGGCTCGGTCGTCGTCGCCGGCAGCCTGCCCAAGCCCGGCGGCAAGTACAACACGTACGCAGCCATCATCATGAAGAAGGTCGACGCCAAGACGCGTTCGACCACGTCGCTGAACGACCTGCTGCGCGACTGATTGGCCCTGCTTCCTTCCCCTTAGAAAACAACAGCACCCGAGGAGAGAGACCGATGAACATGATGGAGCGAATCCTTCGTCTGATGGCCGAGCGCAAGGCCTCCGACATCTACCTCTCGGCGCACTCCCCGGTGCTGATCCGCATCAACGGCACCTGCGTGCCGATCAATGCCCAGGTGCTGCCGGCCGCCGCGCCGCTCGCGCTGCTGGCCGAAGTGGTGCCCGAAGCCCGCATCCAGGAACTGGAGAACAAGGGCGAACTCAACATGGCCGTGATGCTCGAGGGCGCCGGCAACTACCGCATCAGCGCCATGCGCCAGCGCGGCAGCTATGCGGTGGTGGTGCGGCACATCGCCTCGACCATTCCCAGCTTCGCCGACCTGAACCTGCCCGACATCCTCAAGACGCTGATCATGGAGAAGCGCGGCCTGATCCTGATGGTGGGCGCAACCGGCGCGGGCAAGACCACCACCCTGGCCTCGATGCTCGACTACCGCAACGAGCACGCCACGGGCCACATCCTCACGGTGGAAGAACCCATCGAGTTCACCTACACCAACAAGAAGTCGCTGGTGAACCAGCGCGACGTAGGCAGCGACACCGAATCGCTGCAGGTCGCGCTCAAGAACGCGCTGCGCCAGGCGCCCGACGTGATCCAGATCGGCGAAATCCGCGACCGCGACACCATGACCGCGGCCATCGCCTATGCGCAGTCGGGCCACCTGTGCGTGGCCACGCTGCATGCCAACAACAGCTACCGCGCGCTCAACCGCATCCTGAGCTTCTTCCCGGTCGAGGTGCGCCCCACGCTGCTGGGCGACCTGGGCTCGGCCCTGCGCGCCATCGTGTCGCAGCGGCTGCTGCGCACGCCGTCGGGCGGCCGCGTGCCGGCGCTCGAGGTCATGCTCAACACGGCCCTGGTGGCCGAGTTGATCGAAAAGGGCGATTTCTCCGCCGTCAAGGAAGCCATGGAGCAGTCGATGGCCGAAGGCTCCCAGACCTTCGAGGAAGACATTGCCCGCCTCATCACCGAAGAGCGCGTGACGCGCGAGGAAGGCCTGGCCCAGGCCGACTCGCCCACCAACCTGATGTGGCGCCTGCAGAACCGCGCCGCCCCCAAGCAGAAGACCGAAGACCGCAGTCTGATGGACCAGGTCGACGAACCTACCTTTACCGACATCACGCTCGACGTGAAGTTCTGAACACAGCCCTCCCCCGGCTTTTCCCCCGATGTCCCGAACGCTCCAGCTCGCCGAACAACTCATCTCGCGCCCCTCGGTCACCCCCGACGATGCGGGCTGCCAACAGATCCTCGGCGAACGGCTGGCGCAACTGGGCTTCACACTCGAGACCATCGAGAGCGGGCCGGCCGACTTCCGCGTGATCAACCTGTGGGCGGTACGCCGCCCGGCCAGTGCCACGGCAACGAAGACGCTGGTGTTCGCCGGCCACACCGACGTGGTGCCCACGGGACCGGTCGAACAGTGGACCAGCCACCCGTTCACGCCAACGCACCGCAACGGCAAGCTGTACGGCCGCGGCGCGTGCGACATGAAGACATCGATCGCGGCCTTCGTTGTCTCCATCGAGGAATTCCTGAAGGCCACGCCCGATCCGCAACTCACGCTCGCGCTGCTGCTCACCAGCGACGAAGAAGGCCCGGGCGTCGATGGCACGGTCATCGTCTGCAACGCGCTGGCCGCGCGCGGCGAGACCATCGACTATTGCATCGTCGGCGAGCCCACTGCCGTCCAGCGCTGCGGCGACATGATCAAGAACGGCCGCCGCGGCACCATGAGCGGCAAGCTCACCGTCAATGGCGTGCAGGGCCACATCGCCTACCCGCACCTCGCGAAGAACCCGGTGCACGCCGTGGCGCCCGCACTGGCGGAGCTGGTGGCCATCAACGCCGCGGGCGGCTGGGATGCAGGCAATGCGTACTTCCAGCCCACCAGCTGGCAGATCAGCAACTTCCATTCGGGCACTGGCGCGAGCAACGTGATTCCGGGCAGCGCGGTCATCGACTTCAACTTCCGCTTCTCGACCGAATCGACGCCCGAGTCGCTGCAAAAGCGCGTGCATGCGGTGCTCGACGCGCATGGTGTCGACTACTCGCTGGGCTGGACCATCGGCGGCCTGCCCTTTCTCACGACGCCGGGCGAACTCGTTACCGCCGTGCAAGCCGCAATCGCCGACGAAACCGGCATTGCCACCGAGCTGTCGACCAGCGGCGGCACCAGCGACGCGCGCTTCATCGCCAAGATCTGCAAGCAGGTGGTCGAGCTCGGGCCGGTCAACGCCAGCATCCACAAGATCGACGAACACATCGACGTGGCCGAGATCGAGACGCTGAAGAACATCTACAAGCGCACGCTGGAGCGCCTCGAAGCGTCGCTTGCTGAATGAACACAGTCATCGAGCTGATCGAAGCCGGCGCCAAGCGACTGGAAGAAGCCGGGGTTGCCTTCGGCCACGGCACGGCCAACGCCTTCGACGAGGCCGCCTGGCTGGTGCTGTGGCGCCTGAAGCTGCCGCTGGATGACATCGATGCCGTCGCCGACACGGCCGTCTCGCCGGCCGACGCCGGCAAGGTTGCCGCGCTGCTCGATGAGCGCATCGCCACGCGCAAGCCCGCCGCCTATCTCACCAAGGAGGCGTGGCTGCAGGGCGTGCCCTTCTATGTGGACGAGCGCACCATCGTGCCGCGCAGCTTCATCGCGGAGCTGATCGCCGACGGCAGCATCGACTACTGGCTGGGCGAACACACGCAGCGTGTGCTCGACCTGTGCACGGGCAACGGCAGCCTGGCAGTGCTCGCGGCCATGACCTATCCGGACATCACGGTCGATGCCGCCGACCTGTCAACCGAGGCGCTCGAGGTGGCCGCCATCAACATCACCCGGCACCAGCTCGATGCGCGCATCAGGCTGGTCGAATCCGACGGCCTCGCCAACCTGCCCGGCCCGTATGACCTGGTGCTGTGCAACCCGCCCTACGTGAACAGCGCGAGCATGGCCGCCCTGCCCGCCGAATACCGCGCCGAGCCCGAACTGGCGCTGGCCGGCGGTGCCGACGGCATGGACTTCGTTCGCCAGTTGTTCGCCGACGCGCCTTCCCGCATGAGCGAAGAGGCCGTGCTGGTGCTGGAAATCGGCAACGAGCGCGCGTACTTCGAGGCGGCCTTTCCGCAGCTCGAAGTCGTGTGGCTGGAAACCTCCGCAGGCGAGGACCAGGTCCTGCTCGTGACCCGAACCGCGCTGCTGGCCAGTGCCGGCGTGCGTTAGCTGCGCTCGCCCCCTCCCCGCGCCACTTTCTCGCAGCCACGGCTGCAGCCCTCCTTTCACCGGGTGGTGTCCCCATTTGCCCCTTCGCGCCAGGCCGCCACGGGCCGGGCGGGATAATCGCCCCTACGGTTCCTATTTCATGATTACTCTCAAAAACGTCATTCTTCGCCGCAGCGCCAAGGTCCTGCTCGACGGCGCCACCGTCACCATCAACCCCGGTGAAAAGGTCGGCCTCGTGGGGCGCAACGGCGCCGGCAAGTCGACCCTGTTCGCGCTCTTCAACGGCTCGCTGCACGAAGACGGCGGCGACTTCTACGTGCCCAAGCAATGGCGCATGGCACAGGTCGCGCAGGACATGCCCGAAACCGAGGAGTCGGCCACCGACTTCGTGGTGGGCGGCGATACCCGCCTGGCCGAGCTGCGCACCACGCTGGCAACCATCGAGGCCGCCTACGAAGCCAATCCCGACGACGCCGACATCGGCATGGAACTGGCCCACGCCTACACCGACCTGGCCGACGCCGGCGAGCACGATGCCGTGCCGCGCGCGCAGGCCCTGATCCTGGGTCTGGGTTTCAAGTCGCACGAGCTCGACGGCCCCGTCAACAGCTTCTCGGGCGGCTGGCGCATGCGCCTGCAGCTGGCCCGCGCGCTGATGTGCCCGAGCGACCTGCTGCTGCTCGACGAACCCACCAACCACCTGGATCTGGACGCGCTGGTGTGGCTCGAAGCCTGGCTGCAGAAGTACGCCGGGACCATGATCGTCATCAGCCACGACCGCGAGTTTCTCGACGCCGTAACCGACGTCACCCTGCACATCGCCAACGCCCAGCTCACGCGCTACGGCGGCAACTACAGCAAGTTCGAGGAAATGCGCGCCCTGCAGATGGAGCAGCAGCAGGTGGCCTTCTCCAAGCAGCAGGACAAGATCGCCCACCTCCAGAAGTTCATCGACCGCTTCAAGGCCAAGGCCAGCAAGGCCAAGCAGGCGCAAAGCCGCGTGAAGGCACTGGAGCGCATGGAGAAGGTCGCGCCGCTGCTGGCCGAGGCCGACTTCACCTTCGAATTCAAGGAGCCCGGCAACATCCCCAACCCGATGCTCTCGATCAGCAACGCCAGCTTCGGTTACGAGATCGAAGGCGAAGAGCCCAAGACCATCCTGCGCGGCGTCAGCCGCTCGGTGCTGGCGGGCCAGCGCATCGGCATCCTGGGCGCCAACGGCCAGGGCAAGTCGACGCTGGTGAAGACCATCGCGCGCGAAATGGGCGCACTGGCCGGCCAGGTCACCGAGGGCAAGGGCCTCAACATCGGCTACTTCGCACAGCAGGAACTCGACGTGCTGCGCCCGCAGGACAACCCGCTCGAGCACATGGTGCGCATGGCACGCGAGCTGGGCAGCGCCGTCAAGGAAAGCACCGGCGAACAGGCCTTGCGCGGCTTCCTCGGCAGCTTCAACTTCAGCGGCGACATGGTGAAGCAGCCCGTCGGCACGATGAGCGGCGGCGAGAAGGCGCGCCTGGTGCTTGCGATGATGGTGTGGCAGCGACCCAACCTGCTGCTGCTGGACGAGCCCACCAACCACCTGGACCTCGCCACGCGCGAGGCCCTGGCCGTGGCCCTCAACGAATTCGAAGGCACGCTGATGCTGGTGAGCCACGACCGCGCGCTGCTGCGCTCGGTGTGCGACGAGTTCTGGCTCGTGGGCCGCGGCGTGGTCACCGATTTCGATGGCGACCTCGACGACTACCAGCGCTACCTGCTCGACGAAGCCAAGCGGCTGCGCGAAGAAGCCAAGGTGGCCGTGCGCGAAGCCGCCAATACGGCCGTCCCCGTGGCCGCCGCGCCAGCGCCTGCCGCCAACGAACCTGCGGCCGCAAACAAGAACCCGCAGCAGCGCAAGCAGGACGCCCAGGACCGCCAGCAACGCAGCGACCAGGCCAAGCCGATCAAGCGCGAGATCGCGCAGATCGATGAACGACTGGCCGCGGCCAGCGCCGAACGCACCGCGCTCGAGGCGCGCCTGGCACAGCCCCTGCCGCCGGCCGAAATTGCCGAAGCGGGCAAGCGGCTGAAAGCCCTCAACGACGAAATCGGTCGGCTCGAAGAGCGCTGGCTGGCCCTGTCGGGCCAGCTCGAGACGCTGGCGGCCTGACCCACCCTGCATAGGAGACTGCCTGCATGCCGTCCGCCATCGAGCTGGCCCGGGGTGACGAAAAGCTGATCACTGCGATCCACCGCAGCCGCCGCCTGATCGGCCGCAAGGCCTTGATGGCCGCGGCCGCCAGCGCCGTTCCCTTGCCCGGTATCGACTGGGCGGCCGATGCGGCCCTGCTCTCGCGCCTGGTGCCGCAGATCAGCGCCGAGTTCGGCCTTTCGGTCACCCAGGTCGAAAAGCTTGCGCCGCATCAGCGCGAACGCATCCAGAAGGCTGCCACGACGGTTGGCGCGTTGCTGGTTGGCAGGCTCGTCACGCGCGAGCTGTTGATCAAGCTCGCGCGGCATGCCGGCGTGAAGCTCACAGCCAAGCAGGCCGCCAAGTACGTGCCGATTGCCGGGCAGATCGTTTCCGCCGCGCTCGGCTACGCCGCCTTGCGCGCCCTCGGCGAGCAGCACATCAAGGATTGCGTGCGCGTGAGCGCGACGCTCTCTCTACCGCCTCCCGGACCGCACGCCCCCGCCTGAACGCGCAGTCGTCGAACAGCGCGGTCCCGATCCACGCCGCGGCAACCAGGCCCGCAATCGCCAAGCCCGCCAGGCCGTCGTCCTGCGAGCAAAGTCCATGGAAAAGAGCCGCGACGGCCAGCAGCGCCAACAGCGCGCGGTCGAGCCACAGGCCCTGCGGCAGCGGCCTTTGCACGGATCAGCCCAATAGGCGAATTCGGTCGAAGCGGCATCACGCCGCGCGCGCGTCCGGGCGCCGTCCTGCCGACTCGGGACGGCGCCCAATGACGGCTTCGCCCTTCGAATTGCTTGTGCGTCGGCCTCACGGCCTTCGGCGCCAGCACCAATTGCGTGGTTTCATGGCAAATACTCCCTTTCAACTATTCTGGAGTCCAAAGTGAATATTCGCCTGCGCTTAAATCGGCGCCCATGGAGACTATTGCAGCGCGCGCATTGGCAGCGCGCAAATACGCCAGGATGACTCAGAAGCAAGCCGAGGCGGCTTCAGGCGTCAAGCAATCCAACATCTCGAAGATAGAACGCGGCGACACCGGCCGATCGATGGCCCTGCTCGCACTGGCACGCGCCTACCGCGTCGATCCCAACTGGCTCGACACCGGCGACGGCCCCGCGCCCTGGGACGTGCCCCAGCCGCGCACGGCGCGCGACAACGCCAACGAAGCTCCGGGCACCTACAGGGTCACGCGCACGCCGCCGTCGGGCCCGTCCTTCCGTCCCGGCACGCCCGGCACCGTTCCCCTCATCGCATGGGCGCAAGTTGCTTCGTGGAATGGCGCCGCGCAAGGAACGATCCAGGCCGAGCGGTGGCTTCCCTGCGTTGCGCATCACAGCCCCGGCAATACCTACGCGCTGCGCGTGCGTGGCGACAGCATGACCGCGCCGAGCGGCCACCTGAAGAGCTATCCCGCGGAGTCGATCATCTTCGTCGACACGCAGCGAACAACGCCCGAGGACGGCGAACGCATCATTGCCAGGCTCGATGCGGGCAACGAGGTCACCTTCAAGGTCTTCAAGCAGGAAGACGGCCGCCGCTGGCTGCTGCCGCTGAATCCAAAACACGAACCGATCCGGACAGCATTCACGGTGCTCGGCACCATCGTGGGGAAATGGGAAGACGAGGACTGAGACTGAGCGTCGTCCATCAGGCGCGAGTGCGATCGCGAGTGCTTCAGGTCAGGTTGCGTGCAGGTTCAGGGAACATAGTGAAGGCTCTCCTGTGGCCTGCAATCCTCTGATCCTCCCTCCTCCAGCAGGCCATCTTCCAGCCCGCCCTTGCGCGGGCTGTTTTTTTGCTGGCATCACAAAGCCACGGCAATAAAAAAGCCGCTCGGTGGAGCGGCTTCTTGGATGGGTCTGGTAGGACGTACTGGATTCGAACCAGTGACCAACGGATTAAAAGTCCGCTGCTCTACCAACTGAGCTAACGTCCCGGAACCATTTTTTCTTTTTCGATTTTTCTTTGCCGACTTTGAATCCGGCAAAGCCAAAGATTATAGCGTGGCGTTGCTCGCAATCTCGTCGAGAACCCAACCTGCTGCACATTGGCCGAAAGTCGCCGTCACGCTCACCACCGAACCGTAGCCATGGCAGTTGAGTGAACCATCGCCTTCGATGGCGCAGGAGGCATCGGGCGGTGCGACGCTCTCGCGGCTGAAGACACAGGCCACGCCGATCTTGCGGCCCTCGCGCGAGGCGCCATGCTCCTTGCGAAGGCGCTGGCGAAGCTGGGCCAGCAGCGGGTCGTGCGTGACCAGCGAGAGATCGTCGATGTCGACCTTGTGCGCCTGCCGCTTGCCGCCGGCCGCGCCCACGGTGACGAAGGCAGTGCGCGACGCGCGGGCCCACGCAGCCATCGTGAGCTTGGCCTTGACCTGGTCGCACGCGTCGATGACGGCCGTTGCAGGCCCGTTGGCAGCCTGCGCCGCATCGAGCAATGCCGTCCAGTTGCCCGGCTCCACGAACTCGTCGAGCGCGAGCACCTTGCAGTCGGGGTTGATCTGCGCGATGCGATCGCGCATGGCCTCGACCTTGGCCTGCCCCACGGTCGCATCGAGCGCGTGGATCTGCCGGTTGATGTTCGACTCCGAGACGTGATCCAGATCGATCAGCGTCAGCCGCCCCACTCCGCTGCGCGCCAGCGCCTCGACCGCCCACGATCCCACGCCGCCGATGCCGGCGACGAGTACGTGGGCGTTGCGGATGCGCGCGGCACCGGCAACGCCGTACAGGCGTTCGAGGCCGCCGAAGCGGCGCGCAAAGTCGGGCGCCGCAGTGTCGGTGACGACATTCGCGGCGGCGGTCGATGCTTCAGGAAGGGCTGTTGCTGAACTCAAGCGGAGGACTCCGCCGTTGCTAGCGCAGGCGCGAGAGACGCTCGCGGCCCGCCTGGGCGGCTTCGGACTGCGGATAGGCCTTGGTCAGGTCTTCCAGCGTGCGGCGCGCGGCGCGCGTGTCTTTCAGCTCGATCTGGCAGTTGGCGATCGACAGCACAGCCTCGGGAGCCTTGGCGTGGTCGGGCGCAAGCGACAGCATGGAGCGGAAGTTCGCGATGGCCTCGTTGTAGTTGCGCGTTGCGTACTGCGCATTGCCGAGCCAGAACAACGCAGATGCGTTGTAGCCGCTTTGCGGGTAGCGTTTGACAAATTCGGCGAACGCGGTTTGCGCCTGCGCGAACTGGCCCGCACGGAAGATGCCAAGCGCGGCGTCGAAGTCGGCCTTTTCCTTGGGATCGGCGGTGAACTCGCGGCCATCCACCGAAACCTTCGTCGGCTCGTTCTGCTTGAGCCGGTCGTCGATGGTGGTCTGGCGCGACTGCATCTCGCTCACCGTGCGCTGCAGCTGCTCGTTCTGGCCGGTCATGCGCGCGAGATCGCCCCGCATCTGCTCGATCTGGTTCTGCAGGTCGAGCAGGCTGCGGCGCAGCTGGCCGTTTTCGTCGGAAAGCCGCTGATCGGTCTGCTGGCGCATGGCCTCCACCCGCTGCCGCAGGTCGAGGATGGCGCGGCGCGCCTCGTCATCCTCGAACAACGCAGCTTGCGAGCCGACCGAAACGCAAAGCAAGGCGGCGGCCAGCGCCGCGCCTCGCAACAGGGCGCGTTGCATCACCGGGTGTAGCGGATTTCAGCGCGGCGGTTCTGCGCCCAGGCTTCCTCGCCCGAGCCCTGGGCCGCAGGCTTTTCCTTGCCGAAGCTCACGGCTTCGATCTGGGCGTCGTTCACGCCCAGCAGCGTCAGCGCACGGCGGACGGCTTCGGAACGCTTCTGGCCGAGTGCAAGGTTGTACTCGCGGCCACCGCGTTCGTCGGTGTGGCCTTCGATGGAGACGCGGCGCTGCGGGTTGGCCTTGAGGAAACGGGCGTGGCCGTCGATCAGGGACTGGAACTCGGGCTTGACCGTGTAGCTGTCGTAGTCGAAATAGACGATCCGTTCGATACCGACCGGACCTTGCGCGGTACCGGCATTGGGATCGATGGTGACGGGCGCAACTGCGCTCGCGCTGCCCTGCTGGCCGCCGGCGGTGCCGGAGCGGTCGGTCACCGGGGTGTCGTTGAGCTTGGTGCCCGACGAGCAACCGGCAATCAGAGCCACGATAGCCAGCGAATAAATCGTACGTTTCAACATTGGGTACTCCTCAAATAAACCTTGATCATTGCTTTTGAAACGGACCCCAGTCCGGTTCTCTTATGTCTCCGCCCTGTCCCGCCAGCCGTGCCTTTATTTTTCCGTCCAGCGTGGTCGTCATGAGTGCTTCGCGGCCTTGCAGGTGCGTTGCGTAGACGATCAGCTTGCTGTTGGGGGCAAAACTTGGGCTCTCGTCTGCCGAAGTGTCGGTGATGGCCGAGACATTGCCGGTGGCCAACTCCATCACATGGAGTTTGAAGGCACCACCCACGCGAGAGATGTAGGCCAACCACCGGCCATCGCCGCTGACAGAAGGAGAAATGTTGTAGGTGCCGCTGAAGGTGACACGGGTCGGCGCGCCGCCGCTGGCGCCCATCTTGTAGATCTGCGGGGCACCGCCGCGGTCGCTCACGAAGTAGATCGTACTGCCGTCTGCCGAGTAGACGGGCTCGGTGTCGATGCTGGCGCTCTGGGTGAGCCGGCGCGGCTCGCCGCCGCTCGCCGGGATCGTGTAGAGCTGGGAGCCGCCGTCGCGGCTGAGCGTGACGGCGAGCGAGCCACCATCGGGCGCCCATGCCGGCGCGCTGTTGGAGCCGCGGAAGTTGGCGAGCAGGCGGCGCTGCCCGCTGGCCACGTTGTGCACGTACACCACGGGCTTGCGCGACTCGAACGACACGTACGCCAGCTGCTGGCCATTGGACGACCAGACCGGCGAGATGATGGGCTCCGGGCTTGCGAGCGCGGCCTGCGCGTTCTCGCCGTCAGCATCGGCCACCCACAGCGAATAGCGGCTGCCGCCCTTGGTCACGTAGGCAATGCGGGTCGAGAAGATGCCCTTGTCGCCGGTCAGTTTTTCATAGACGTAGTCGGCAATGCGGTGCGACGCGAGC
It includes:
- the dapD gene encoding 2,3,4,5-tetrahydropyridine-2,6-dicarboxylate N-succinyltransferase; this encodes MTQQLQQIIDAAWEDRANISPSAASAEVRDAVEHVISELNNGKLRVATRESVGQWTVHQWIKKAVLLSFRLKDNEQMQAGSLGFYDKVPTKFSHLSAGELKESGVRIVPPAVARRGSYIAKGAILMPSYVNIGAYVGEGTMVDTWATVGSCAQIGANVHLSGGVGIGGVLEPLQAGPTIIEDNCFIGARSEVVEGVVIEENSVLSMGVFIGQSTPIYDRTTDTIIYGRVPAGSVVVAGSLPKPGGKYNTYAAIIMKKVDAKTRSTTSLNDLLRD
- the prmB gene encoding 50S ribosomal protein L3 N(5)-glutamine methyltransferase — its product is MNTVIELIEAGAKRLEEAGVAFGHGTANAFDEAAWLVLWRLKLPLDDIDAVADTAVSPADAGKVAALLDERIATRKPAAYLTKEAWLQGVPFYVDERTIVPRSFIAELIADGSIDYWLGEHTQRVLDLCTGNGSLAVLAAMTYPDITVDAADLSTEALEVAAINITRHQLDARIRLVESDGLANLPGPYDLVLCNPPYVNSASMAALPAEYRAEPELALAGGADGMDFVRQLFADAPSRMSEEAVLVLEIGNERAYFEAAFPQLEVVWLETSAGEDQVLLVTRTALLASAGVR
- a CDS encoding helix-turn-helix domain-containing protein, with the translated sequence METIAARALAARKYARMTQKQAEAASGVKQSNISKIERGDTGRSMALLALARAYRVDPNWLDTGDGPAPWDVPQPRTARDNANEAPGTYRVTRTPPSGPSFRPGTPGTVPLIAWAQVASWNGAAQGTIQAERWLPCVAHHSPGNTYALRVRGDSMTAPSGHLKSYPAESIIFVDTQRTTPEDGERIIARLDAGNEVTFKVFKQEDGRRWLLPLNPKHEPIRTAFTVLGTIVGKWEDED
- the abc-f gene encoding ribosomal protection-like ABC-F family protein; translation: MITLKNVILRRSAKVLLDGATVTINPGEKVGLVGRNGAGKSTLFALFNGSLHEDGGDFYVPKQWRMAQVAQDMPETEESATDFVVGGDTRLAELRTTLATIEAAYEANPDDADIGMELAHAYTDLADAGEHDAVPRAQALILGLGFKSHELDGPVNSFSGGWRMRLQLARALMCPSDLLLLDEPTNHLDLDALVWLEAWLQKYAGTMIVISHDREFLDAVTDVTLHIANAQLTRYGGNYSKFEEMRALQMEQQQVAFSKQQDKIAHLQKFIDRFKAKASKAKQAQSRVKALERMEKVAPLLAEADFTFEFKEPGNIPNPMLSISNASFGYEIEGEEPKTILRGVSRSVLAGQRIGILGANGQGKSTLVKTIAREMGALAGQVTEGKGLNIGYFAQQELDVLRPQDNPLEHMVRMARELGSAVKESTGEQALRGFLGSFNFSGDMVKQPVGTMSGGEKARLVLAMMVWQRPNLLLLDEPTNHLDLATREALAVALNEFEGTLMLVSHDRALLRSVCDEFWLVGRGVVTDFDGDLDDYQRYLLDEAKRLREEAKVAVREAANTAVPVAAAPAPAANEPAAANKNPQQRKQDAQDRQQRSDQAKPIKREIAQIDERLAAASAERTALEARLAQPLPPAEIAEAGKRLKALNDEIGRLEERWLALSGQLETLAA
- a CDS encoding PilT/PilU family type 4a pilus ATPase, whose product is MNMMERILRLMAERKASDIYLSAHSPVLIRINGTCVPINAQVLPAAAPLALLAEVVPEARIQELENKGELNMAVMLEGAGNYRISAMRQRGSYAVVVRHIASTIPSFADLNLPDILKTLIMEKRGLILMVGATGAGKTTTLASMLDYRNEHATGHILTVEEPIEFTYTNKKSLVNQRDVGSDTESLQVALKNALRQAPDVIQIGEIRDRDTMTAAIAYAQSGHLCVATLHANNSYRALNRILSFFPVEVRPTLLGDLGSALRAIVSQRLLRTPSGGRVPALEVMLNTALVAELIEKGDFSAVKEAMEQSMAEGSQTFEEDIARLITEERVTREEGLAQADSPTNLMWRLQNRAAPKQKTEDRSLMDQVDEPTFTDITLDVKF
- a CDS encoding ThiF family adenylyltransferase, which gives rise to MSSATALPEASTAAANVVTDTAAPDFARRFGGLERLYGVAGAARIRNAHVLVAGIGGVGSWAVEALARSGVGRLTLIDLDHVSESNINRQIHALDATVGQAKVEAMRDRIAQINPDCKVLALDEFVEPGNWTALLDAAQAANGPATAVIDACDQVKAKLTMAAWARASRTAFVTVGAAGGKRQAHKVDIDDLSLVTHDPLLAQLRQRLRKEHGASREGRKIGVACVFSRESVAPPDASCAIEGDGSLNCHGYGSVVSVTATFGQCAAGWVLDEIASNATL
- the dapE gene encoding succinyl-diaminopimelate desuccinylase, whose translation is MSRTLQLAEQLISRPSVTPDDAGCQQILGERLAQLGFTLETIESGPADFRVINLWAVRRPASATATKTLVFAGHTDVVPTGPVEQWTSHPFTPTHRNGKLYGRGACDMKTSIAAFVVSIEEFLKATPDPQLTLALLLTSDEEGPGVDGTVIVCNALAARGETIDYCIVGEPTAVQRCGDMIKNGRRGTMSGKLTVNGVQGHIAYPHLAKNPVHAVAPALAELVAINAAGGWDAGNAYFQPTSWQISNFHSGTGASNVIPGSAVIDFNFRFSTESTPESLQKRVHAVLDAHGVDYSLGWTIGGLPFLTTPGELVTAVQAAIADETGIATELSTSGGTSDARFIAKICKQVVELGPVNASIHKIDEHIDVAEIETLKNIYKRTLERLEASLAE
- the dapC gene encoding succinyldiaminopimelate transaminase; amino-acid sequence: MNPLLSRLQPYPFERLKQLFAGVTPNPEFPAISLGIGEPKHATPGFIKDALSANLGALAAYPATAGDLSLRTAFTDWLKTRYSLALDPATQVLPVNGSREALFSLAQTVVDPTASPQPVVMSPNPFYQIYEGAALLSGAMPYYVASVPARNFAVAWDSVPEAVWARTQLVFVCSPGNPTGAVMSLDEWKRLFDLSDRHGFVIAADECYSEIYFRDEPPLSGLEASVKLGRPDFRNLIALTSLSKRSNVPGLRSGFVAGDAAIIKKFLLYRTYHGSAMSGAVAAASIAAWGDESHVVDNRAQYRAKFAAVTPLLEPVLDVRLPDASFYLWAGIPEVWAGDDEAFARALYAQYNVTVLPGSYLARDTAHSANPGRGRIRMALVAETAECVEAAERIVRFVQSSPQGRG
- the ybgF gene encoding tol-pal system protein YbgF, with the protein product MQRALLRGAALAAALLCVSVGSQAALFEDDEARRAILDLRQRVEAMRQQTDQRLSDENGQLRRSLLDLQNQIEQMRGDLARMTGQNEQLQRTVSEMQSRQTTIDDRLKQNEPTKVSVDGREFTADPKEKADFDAALGIFRAGQFAQAQTAFAEFVKRYPQSGYNASALFWLGNAQYATRNYNEAIANFRSMLSLAPDHAKAPEAVLSIANCQIELKDTRAARRTLEDLTKAYPQSEAAQAGRERLSRLR